From the genome of Candidatus Saccharimonadales bacterium, one region includes:
- a CDS encoding alpha/beta fold hydrolase — MPFAEVLARHFDVRVLDMPGYGRTPRPDHALSPAELADVVAEYFAETHVPQAVIVGQSMGCQVAAQLVVRHPLLCKRLVLIGPTVNKWERNLWMQGLRLLQDTFREPAKANFIIFSDYLLMGLSRYLKTAKYMIEDRLDERVRHIATPTLIVRGSKDKNRSAWLGYAR, encoded by the coding sequence CTGCCTTTTGCCGAAGTACTGGCCCGACATTTCGATGTTCGGGTTTTGGATATGCCCGGTTATGGAAGAACTCCTCGACCCGATCATGCACTTTCGCCCGCCGAATTGGCAGATGTAGTGGCAGAATATTTTGCTGAAACCCATGTACCACAGGCAGTGATTGTAGGTCAATCTATGGGATGTCAAGTAGCAGCTCAGCTCGTCGTGCGACACCCCTTGCTTTGTAAAAGGCTTGTACTAATAGGCCCGACGGTAAATAAATGGGAGCGAAATTTGTGGATGCAAGGGTTGCGTCTTTTACAAGACACCTTTCGTGAGCCCGCAAAAGCAAATTTTATTATCTTCAGTGATTATTTACTCATGGGCCTTTCTAGATACCTTAAAACTGCGAAATATATGATAGAAGACCGTTTAGATGAGCGTGTGCGGCATATTGCAACACCAACCCTTATTGTTCGTGGATCTAAAGATAAAAATCGCTCCGCATGGTTGGGTTATGCACGTTAA
- a CDS encoding NUDIX domain-containing protein: protein MITKAALLLFREFNGKKQLLFVKTHNRDFYIFPGGVQELNENLESILHREAKDNLDIEIENIQKIGVSTGATPSGVPLEMHLFAATQSQEPTAKNEIEKLWWMSRDEALQNKELLTPIALDEVFPLLEDKKVW, encoded by the coding sequence ATGATTACAAAAGCAGCCCTCCTTCTTTTTCGTGAATTCAATGGAAAAAAACAACTCCTTTTTGTTAAAACCCATAACAGAGATTTTTATATTTTTCCAGGTGGCGTTCAGGAATTGAATGAAAACCTTGAGTCTATCCTGCATCGCGAGGCAAAAGATAATCTCGATATCGAAATTGAAAATATTCAGAAAATAGGCGTGAGTACAGGTGCTACTCCAAGTGGTGTGCCTTTAGAAATGCATTTATTCGCCGCTACGCAATCTCAAGAACCGACTGCAAAAAATGAAATAGAAAAATTATGGTGGATGAGTCGAGATGAAGCCTTGCAAAACAAAGAACTGCTAACCCCTATCGCACTCGATGAGGTATTTCCTCTACTCGAAGACAAGAAGGTTTGGTAA
- a CDS encoding Fur family transcriptional regulator, which translates to MDTDIKALFARNHLRTTTSRMAILQIFKEAKAPLSPVEITKINPAIDKVSVYRTIEVFTKIGLTTRVAHGWKERYELASPFRPHHHHLLCNNCGAIEEIQSDNLEKMIDIIAHGQGFEVTGHTFEINGLCRKCKTQA; encoded by the coding sequence ATGGACACCGATATAAAAGCATTATTTGCACGCAATCACCTACGCACAACGACATCGCGCATGGCCATCTTGCAAATATTTAAAGAAGCAAAAGCACCACTTTCTCCAGTTGAAATTACCAAGATAAATCCCGCTATTGATAAAGTGAGTGTGTATAGGACAATTGAAGTATTTACAAAAATTGGCCTTACGACAAGAGTGGCTCATGGCTGGAAAGAGCGCTACGAACTTGCCTCTCCTTTTCGTCCGCATCACCACCACCTTTTATGCAATAACTGTGGCGCTATTGAAGAAATCCAGTCTGATAATCTAGAAAAAATGATCGACATCATTGCGCATGGGCAAGGGTTTGAAGTAACAGGACACACCTTTGAAATAAATGGACTCTGTCGCAAATGTAAGACGCAAGCCTAG
- a CDS encoding UDP-N-acetylglucosamine 1-carboxyvinyltransferase produces MTDDYKVKIGNLIQEARLYRGLTQAELAKELGTSQSAVNRIEKGGQNISLEMVARISDVLSSDIVTLNKTGKINFRVHGGKKLSGTIEVKTSKNAAVGLLCASLLNRGKTVFRRVARIEEVNRIIEVLQSIGVKVRWIGDSNDLEIIPPKHLALDKIDVEAAKRTRSIIMFLGPLLHQYNDFKLPFAGGCNLGTRTVEPHLVGLAPFGMDVEAKPNTDYYHATVKETRLERAILLTERGETVSENVIMAAALYEGTTIIRNVSFNYMVQDVCFFLEKLGVKIEGIGTTTLKITGLKTINKDVEYFPSEDPIEAMSLIAAGIVTNSEITITRVPIEFTEIELAVLEGMGLDYSRSEEYKARNGHTRLVDITVRHSELHAPKDKLHSMPFPGVNMDNLPFLGLIATKAYGRTLLHDWSYENRAIYFTELSKLNAKIEMVDPHRVYITGPTKWKAADVIAPPALRPSVVVLLAMLAAPGTSVLRDVYSINRGYEDFANRLNSLGAEIETIREI; encoded by the coding sequence ATGACAGATGATTATAAGGTAAAAATCGGAAATCTTATTCAAGAGGCGAGACTTTATCGTGGCCTCACCCAAGCAGAGCTAGCTAAAGAACTTGGCACGAGCCAAAGTGCTGTAAATCGTATTGAAAAAGGTGGCCAAAACATTAGCCTTGAGATGGTCGCCCGTATCAGCGACGTTCTTTCAAGCGATATCGTCACCCTCAATAAGACTGGCAAGATTAACTTTCGTGTCCATGGCGGCAAAAAACTATCCGGCACAATTGAGGTAAAGACGAGCAAAAACGCAGCCGTCGGCCTGCTTTGCGCCTCGCTGCTTAATCGTGGTAAAACTGTTTTTCGCCGCGTTGCCCGTATTGAAGAAGTTAACCGTATCATTGAAGTGCTGCAAAGTATCGGTGTAAAAGTTCGCTGGATCGGCGACAGTAACGACCTTGAAATTATCCCCCCAAAACACCTTGCCCTCGATAAAATCGATGTCGAAGCAGCCAAGCGCACACGATCAATCATTATGTTTCTTGGCCCGCTTCTTCATCAGTACAACGATTTTAAGCTACCATTTGCCGGCGGATGCAACCTCGGCACACGCACGGTTGAGCCGCACCTGGTAGGACTGGCTCCATTCGGCATGGATGTTGAAGCTAAACCCAACACCGACTACTACCACGCTACAGTTAAAGAAACGAGGCTTGAGCGAGCTATTCTCCTCACAGAGCGCGGCGAGACGGTATCGGAAAACGTTATCATGGCAGCCGCACTATACGAAGGAACAACCATCATTCGTAATGTCAGCTTCAACTACATGGTACAAGATGTTTGCTTCTTCCTTGAAAAACTAGGCGTTAAAATTGAAGGCATCGGTACGACCACGCTGAAGATTACGGGACTTAAAACCATCAATAAAGATGTCGAGTACTTCCCAAGTGAAGACCCCATTGAAGCTATGAGCCTTATTGCCGCCGGCATCGTTACCAATTCCGAGATTACCATCACTCGCGTGCCGATTGAATTTACCGAGATCGAGCTTGCCGTGCTAGAAGGCATGGGGCTCGATTACTCACGAAGCGAAGAATACAAAGCACGCAACGGCCACACTCGCCTGGTTGATATTACTGTGCGCCACTCCGAGCTTCATGCGCCAAAAGACAAGCTTCACAGCATGCCCTTCCCGGGTGTTAATATGGATAATCTCCCCTTCCTTGGCCTTATCGCCACCAAAGCCTATGGCCGCACTTTGCTTCACGACTGGAGCTACGAAAACCGCGCCATTTACTTCACCGAGCTTTCAAAACTCAATGCCAAGATTGAAATGGTAGATCCACATCGCGTCTACATTACAGGTCCAACAAAATGGAAGGCAGCAGATGTCATTGCACCACCTGCGCTTCGTCCTTCCGTAGTTGTATTACTTGCAATGCTGGCCGCACCGGGCACTTCGGTTTTGCGCGACGTTTACTCAATCAATCGTGGATACGAGGACTTTGCAAATCGCCTTAATTCCCTAGGTGCTGAAATAGAAACAATCCGCGAAATATAG
- a CDS encoding Hsp20/alpha crystallin family protein, translating to MSNLVRFDPFAEIQALQKQLFTDDWFSPIKSMQMPTMDVYTSKDDKELHIEAHLPNFDQKDIDIHIDKGSLVIRAERHEQEKDKDKKYIVRESSTSFYRNVHLPEAADENSIKATMKDGVLKIAIKFKQLPKPKQIAIEA from the coding sequence GTGAGTAACTTAGTTAGATTTGATCCGTTTGCGGAGATCCAGGCCTTACAAAAACAACTTTTCACGGACGACTGGTTTTCACCCATTAAATCCATGCAAATGCCCACAATGGACGTTTATACCTCAAAGGACGACAAGGAACTCCACATAGAAGCACACCTACCCAACTTCGACCAGAAAGACATCGATATTCATATCGATAAAGGCTCCTTGGTGATTCGAGCCGAACGTCACGAGCAAGAAAAAGATAAAGATAAAAAATACATTGTCCGTGAAAGCAGCACAAGTTTTTACCGCAATGTTCACTTACCCGAAGCCGCCGACGAAAACTCTATTAAGGCTACAATGAAGGATGGAGTTTTAAAGATTGCAATAAAGTTTAAGCAATTACCAAAACCAAAGCAAATAGCAATCGAGGCTTAA
- a CDS encoding DUF1697 domain-containing protein, which translates to MNTFLILLRGVNVGGKNKVPMAKLRACLEDAGFSNVSTYIASGNVIVDSNKPAGEVKTQIEELLPRCFKLDNKLVKALVLTHGQLRTIINAKPESFGEYPHKYYSDVIFLIDINAVQAMAIFDPREGVDKIWPGEGVIYSQRLGVERTKSRLNRIVGTPLYASMTIRSWSTTTKLLDILNARKSV; encoded by the coding sequence ATGAATACCTTCTTAATACTTCTCCGTGGTGTCAATGTCGGTGGCAAAAACAAAGTGCCAATGGCGAAATTGCGAGCATGCCTGGAAGATGCGGGGTTTTCGAATGTATCTACATATATTGCAAGTGGTAATGTTATTGTAGATTCCAATAAGCCTGCTGGTGAAGTAAAAACACAGATTGAGGAGTTGCTGCCGCGCTGCTTTAAGCTTGATAATAAATTAGTAAAAGCTCTCGTACTTACTCACGGTCAATTGCGCACTATAATTAATGCAAAACCTGAAAGTTTTGGTGAATATCCACATAAATACTATAGTGATGTGATCTTTTTGATAGATATCAATGCCGTCCAAGCGATGGCTATCTTTGATCCGCGCGAAGGTGTCGATAAGATTTGGCCAGGAGAAGGCGTAATATATTCACAGCGCCTTGGTGTCGAGCGCACAAAAAGTCGGCTAAACAGAATCGTAGGTACGCCACTGTACGCTTCGATGACAATTCGTAGTTGGAGCACGACGACCAAGCTATTAGATATTTTAAATGCTCGGAAATCTGTATAG
- a CDS encoding ABC-F family ATP-binding cassette domain-containing protein gives MGKNGSGKTTLLKLLQGSIKPDNGLIRRDSEVIGYVLQDIDEHNRPSLDLFDEWRLFYAMERVNLEHDILTKPLRDLSGGQRTRLAIAYVLAQNPQPTVLLLDEPTNNLDKEGVDWLKSFIRSFQGKIVVVTHDRAFINAIAEKLWILDDGKLQEFKGNYDDYSLFQEEERKRATREYENHQQEQQKVKKLIRDAADRSKGGSRDRKARDNDKFVKHFKNEYVQNSLGRRTKALRARLERLDPVEIPDREKKYKVALSGEANATKILLKLDHVTKRYHGFAVLEDLNMTIFGSDRIWVKGRNGSGKSTLLKICAKKIKPESGIIKYGDGVRAGYFSQDVYDLDIFKSGYEALSRLYAEDEKIYKAAKNIGLLPDLLHQKISNLSRGQQAKIGFLKLLLAEYDLLILDEPTNHLDIATKESIEQALSDYNGALIIASHDEYFIDQLSINREIVLNK, from the coding sequence ATGGGCAAGAATGGTAGTGGCAAAACTACACTTCTTAAGCTGCTCCAGGGCAGCATTAAACCCGATAACGGTCTTATTCGTCGAGATAGTGAGGTTATCGGATATGTTTTGCAAGATATTGACGAACATAATAGACCTAGCTTAGATCTGTTCGATGAATGGCGACTATTCTACGCTATGGAGCGAGTAAATCTCGAGCATGATATACTAACCAAACCACTTCGAGATCTCAGTGGTGGTCAGCGTACACGCTTAGCAATTGCCTATGTCCTGGCACAAAACCCCCAGCCCACCGTACTGTTGCTTGATGAGCCAACGAATAATCTTGATAAAGAAGGTGTCGATTGGCTTAAGTCCTTCATACGTTCTTTTCAAGGGAAGATTGTGGTTGTCACTCATGATCGAGCATTTATTAATGCTATTGCCGAGAAGCTATGGATACTCGACGACGGCAAGCTCCAAGAATTCAAAGGTAACTATGACGACTATAGCTTATTTCAAGAAGAGGAGCGGAAGCGGGCGACTAGAGAATACGAAAATCATCAGCAAGAACAGCAGAAGGTTAAAAAGCTTATTCGCGATGCCGCTGATCGCTCCAAAGGCGGTTCACGCGACCGAAAAGCTCGAGACAACGATAAATTTGTAAAGCACTTTAAAAACGAGTATGTCCAGAACTCTCTCGGAAGGAGAACGAAGGCGTTACGTGCCCGTCTGGAAAGATTAGATCCAGTCGAAATTCCGGATAGAGAAAAGAAATATAAAGTTGCATTGTCGGGAGAAGCAAACGCAACAAAGATACTTCTTAAGCTCGATCATGTTACAAAGAGATATCATGGTTTTGCCGTGCTTGAAGACCTGAATATGACTATTTTTGGCTCGGATCGTATATGGGTGAAGGGCCGAAATGGGAGCGGGAAATCAACATTACTAAAAATTTGTGCAAAAAAAATAAAGCCGGAGAGCGGCATAATAAAATATGGGGATGGGGTGCGTGCTGGCTATTTTTCTCAGGATGTATATGATTTAGACATATTTAAATCCGGTTATGAGGCGCTTTCCCGCCTTTATGCGGAAGATGAAAAGATTTATAAAGCCGCGAAAAATATAGGATTATTACCTGACTTACTTCATCAAAAGATTAGTAATTTATCACGGGGACAACAGGCAAAAATTGGCTTTCTGAAACTTCTTCTTGCGGAGTACGACTTATTGATTTTGGATGAGCCAACAAATCACCTGGATATCGCAACAAAAGAGTCCATCGAACAAGCTCTCAGCGATTATAACGGCGCCTTAATAATTGCGTCACACGATGAATATTTTATTGATCAACTTAGTATCAACAGAGAAATTGTTTTGAACAAGTAG
- a CDS encoding nuclear transport factor 2 family protein has product MEANYAKDVIFLTGTGGFKGWEDVKASASELEKFVGPDAVFEYRHTLIEEDYAFLEWTANLSKGEVCDGADSFVIKGGKIVFQSIHYTVSRN; this is encoded by the coding sequence TTGGAAGCAAATTACGCCAAAGACGTTATCTTCCTTACGGGAACCGGCGGTTTCAAGGGTTGGGAGGATGTGAAGGCTTCTGCCTCAGAGTTGGAAAAGTTTGTCGGGCCTGATGCTGTGTTTGAATATAGACATACCCTTATAGAAGAAGATTATGCTTTTTTGGAATGGACGGCAAACCTAAGCAAGGGCGAGGTTTGCGACGGGGCTGATAGCTTTGTAATAAAAGGAGGAAAGATCGTTTTCCAGTCGATTCATTATACGGTTAGTAGAAACTAG
- a CDS encoding SPW repeat protein, with protein sequence MRFLSSKAHTIIGLLVGVVLLLAPYIFGFSDNPAASAVPLYVGIFIILSELVTTSSASPLKLIPMRIHLVLDYLTGIFLALSPWLFGFASAPANAWVPHVIVGILVVGYALVTNPAVDSTEPALK encoded by the coding sequence ATGCGATTTCTTTCATCAAAGGCTCACACAATTATTGGTTTACTGGTTGGAGTAGTGCTATTGCTAGCTCCATATATTTTTGGATTTAGCGATAATCCGGCGGCATCGGCTGTGCCCCTGTATGTAGGTATTTTCATTATTTTAAGTGAACTGGTAACTACCAGTAGCGCAAGCCCCTTAAAACTTATTCCTATGCGGATTCATCTGGTGCTCGATTACCTGACAGGTATTTTCCTTGCTTTGTCGCCATGGTTGTTTGGCTTTGCCAGTGCGCCTGCGAATGCTTGGGTGCCTCATGTTATTGTAGGTATTTTGGTAGTAGGATATGCCTTGGTTACAAATCCTGCGGTTGATTCAACTGAACCTGCCTTAAAGTAG
- a CDS encoding VOC family protein — MSNIKRIHSNLYFVKDLGATANFYKNLDFEVAATDDAVRVKLNDFTLAFMDEKQVEIADEAGVTPKGIGVFTYIETENVDEQFNLVINNGIKVSSEPKDWPWGKREFAVKDPDDYKLVFYSSIKG, encoded by the coding sequence ATGAGCAATATAAAAAGAATTCATTCAAACCTGTACTTCGTTAAAGACTTAGGTGCAACAGCAAATTTCTACAAAAATCTCGATTTTGAGGTGGCTGCGACGGATGATGCCGTGCGTGTTAAATTAAATGATTTTACTCTCGCATTTATGGACGAGAAACAAGTAGAGATCGCGGATGAAGCAGGAGTTACACCCAAAGGCATTGGTGTATTTACATATATAGAGACAGAAAATGTTGATGAACAATTTAACTTAGTAATAAATAACGGTATTAAAGTATCGAGTGAACCCAAGGATTGGCCTTGGGGTAAGCGTGAATTTGCGGTTAAAGATCCCGATGACTATAAGCTCGTCTTCTACTCGTCAATTAAAGGTTAG
- a CDS encoding pyridoxal-phosphate dependent enzyme, with amino-acid sequence MNNEYYSGPEAVTHYLRPDPDKYIPLVELPESLNPYLKKYNIHIDAKLMNTLPLGNVKSLPAWQMLQDGGELSGLSLVEASSGNTVFSLGLLAQYFGVKSVRAIASPEVSDGKLDLLQLAGVNVKLVEGPICPNPDDPEGAIATAYQEGSKPGFVNLGQYDNDSNPAAHEKITGPQLFSQLGKDIGMFCAGLGTTGTLLGTSRYLHKKIPNLKVAGVVRMPNNPVPGVRTTRGLNEVAFPWSKVLTEPLMEIDEKEAYKTSLSLIRTGLLVGPSSGFVFAGVMRHLKRLEKNNEIESLRGKHVVFVCPDTPFPYVAEYKKVLGSAHFPVIENSQLRDKAAISEQTSITLVPELDVKAVRGLYDSDTSTAKDTVLIDVREPNEFADHHLPGSINIPLSELPSWIKTRNDHDPSRVIFICRSGNRSAKATYLAKQMDINAYNMKGGTVEWSAQNYPRIKDPYCVTEIIPSQ; translated from the coding sequence ATGAACAACGAATACTATAGTGGCCCTGAGGCGGTCACCCATTATTTGCGCCCTGATCCAGATAAATATATACCGCTTGTCGAGCTACCCGAATCACTAAATCCATATCTTAAAAAGTACAATATCCACATCGATGCTAAGCTCATGAATACCCTTCCCCTAGGCAACGTCAAGTCACTTCCTGCGTGGCAAATGCTCCAAGATGGAGGTGAGCTATCTGGGCTTTCTTTGGTCGAAGCATCGTCGGGAAATACTGTATTCAGCCTAGGTTTACTCGCGCAATATTTTGGAGTCAAATCAGTGCGAGCCATTGCTTCACCGGAAGTAAGTGACGGAAAACTAGATTTGCTCCAACTCGCAGGTGTAAATGTAAAACTTGTTGAAGGCCCCATTTGCCCCAATCCGGATGATCCAGAAGGCGCGATCGCAACCGCATATCAAGAAGGGTCAAAACCAGGGTTTGTTAATCTTGGCCAGTACGACAATGATTCAAACCCGGCTGCACACGAAAAGATTACTGGCCCACAGCTATTTAGCCAATTAGGTAAAGATATTGGCATGTTTTGCGCGGGTCTAGGAACGACAGGCACCCTCCTGGGCACCTCGCGTTATCTTCACAAAAAAATCCCAAACTTAAAAGTAGCGGGCGTCGTCCGCATGCCGAACAATCCTGTGCCGGGTGTGCGGACAACACGCGGCTTGAATGAGGTGGCATTCCCATGGAGTAAAGTTCTCACCGAACCTCTCATGGAAATTGATGAAAAGGAAGCCTATAAAACCAGCTTATCTCTCATCCGTACGGGCCTGCTTGTTGGCCCAAGTTCGGGCTTTGTTTTTGCTGGGGTTATGCGCCACTTAAAACGCTTAGAAAAAAACAATGAGATTGAATCCTTAAGAGGTAAGCACGTTGTTTTTGTCTGTCCTGACACGCCTTTTCCCTACGTGGCCGAATATAAGAAGGTTCTAGGATCAGCGCATTTTCCCGTCATCGAAAATAGTCAGCTCCGGGATAAAGCCGCCATAAGCGAACAAACTTCTATCACTCTTGTGCCCGAACTTGACGTGAAGGCTGTGCGAGGATTATACGATTCTGATACATCAACCGCTAAGGATACTGTCTTGATTGATGTACGAGAGCCGAACGAATTTGCCGACCACCATCTTCCCGGTTCAATAAACATTCCTCTTTCGGAACTCCCAAGCTGGATTAAAACAAGAAACGACCACGACCCTAGCCGAGTAATCTTCATTTGTCGAAGTGGAAATCGAAGCGCCAAAGCAACATACCTTGCAAAACAAATGGATATCAATGCCTACAACATGAAGGGTGGCACTGTCGAGTGGTCGGCGCAGAATTATCCGCGAATAAAGGATCCTTACTGTGTTACTGAGATAATCCCATCGCAGTAA
- a CDS encoding ATP-grasp domain-containing protein: MQQEEGSRWFVEMIGEICREQSIALRLLSGNWLLELRKNDRTARILGYTFDLNSSVASSISKDKVATSELLAAYAIPAISHTLIRLHDAKKEWQALDWKDGVVVKPLTGLGGQHVRLFYDDKKAEEFMRNQRIEAWAVSPLRSIIEETRLIMLDGELLFAYGKQPVDIGNLKVFNLSKGAQPIASSPGKEYMELAKRTQEIIGLRVCAIDIVRLASGELTILEVNSGVTAQKYLQHNLDDKEEVRRMYARVVEAMFDKK, from the coding sequence ATGCAACAAGAAGAAGGGAGTCGATGGTTTGTGGAGATGATTGGTGAGATCTGCCGCGAGCAGTCAATTGCGCTGCGTCTGCTTTCTGGAAACTGGCTTTTGGAGCTACGCAAAAACGACCGAACAGCTCGTATTTTGGGCTATACTTTTGATCTTAATAGCTCGGTGGCGAGTAGCATTAGCAAGGACAAGGTTGCAACCTCTGAACTTTTGGCAGCGTATGCAATTCCTGCAATCTCGCACACTCTTATTCGGCTTCATGATGCCAAGAAGGAGTGGCAGGCGCTAGATTGGAAAGATGGGGTTGTGGTAAAGCCGCTGACCGGCCTAGGTGGCCAGCACGTGAGGCTCTTTTATGATGACAAAAAAGCGGAAGAGTTTATGCGCAACCAACGTATTGAAGCTTGGGCCGTCTCTCCCTTGAGGAGTATTATTGAGGAAACGCGGCTTATTATGCTTGATGGGGAATTGCTTTTTGCCTACGGTAAGCAGCCAGTCGATATCGGCAACCTTAAGGTTTTCAATCTCAGTAAAGGGGCCCAGCCTATTGCAAGCTCGCCAGGAAAAGAATACATGGAGCTTGCCAAGCGAACCCAGGAAATAATTGGGCTTCGGGTGTGTGCGATTGATATAGTTCGGCTTGCCTCCGGTGAATTAACTATACTTGAAGTAAATAGTGGGGTTACGGCACAGAAATATCTTCAGCATAATCTGGACGATAAGGAAGAGGTGCGAAGGATGTATGCGCGCGTTGTGGAGGCAATGTTCGACAAAAAGTAA
- a CDS encoding TspO/MBR family protein: MLKKVTVFILSIGLSFAAGAIGSLATIPNIPSWYANLEKPAFNPPNWIFGPVWSVLYVLMGIALALIILQAVKRPKQTAYFWFGLQLVLNTVWSLVFFGLHSPWLGIAVIIALIISIVMTILEFNKIKKAAAWLLSPYLAWVCFATYLTTAIALLN, translated from the coding sequence ATGCTTAAAAAGGTTACGGTATTTATCCTATCTATTGGCCTGTCCTTTGCGGCTGGTGCCATCGGCTCACTTGCCACCATTCCGAATATTCCTTCGTGGTATGCCAACCTCGAAAAGCCCGCGTTTAATCCTCCAAATTGGATCTTTGGACCTGTTTGGTCGGTATTGTACGTGCTAATGGGAATTGCACTAGCATTGATAATTCTCCAAGCAGTCAAGCGACCAAAGCAAACAGCTTATTTTTGGTTTGGGCTTCAGCTTGTACTTAACACCGTATGGTCGCTGGTATTTTTTGGTCTTCACTCGCCTTGGCTGGGTATAGCGGTAATTATCGCGCTTATTATTAGCATAGTAATGACAATCCTTGAGTTTAACAAGATTAAAAAAGCCGCGGCATGGCTCCTATCACCTTACCTCGCCTGGGTTTGTTTTGCGACCTACTTAACAACAGCGATTGCTTTGTTAAATTAG
- a CDS encoding AAA family ATPase translates to MSLIYITGMPSSGKSTVRHELQRKGFTAYGGAEDGLAAFFNNETGERINWVESSNRTAEWNEHHTWKIPRKTIEEIKQNSEDKPVFLCAVTRNDKDELWDLFDKVIALTIDEDTLKHRLATRTNNDVGKSKHELEILIERQKTAKVEYEKLGAYLVNATQPIDQVVEDIIKIATPT, encoded by the coding sequence ATGTCATTAATCTACATCACAGGCATGCCTAGTTCTGGAAAGTCTACCGTCAGACACGAACTTCAACGCAAGGGCTTTACTGCATATGGCGGAGCCGAGGATGGATTAGCCGCATTTTTTAATAATGAGACTGGCGAAAGAATCAACTGGGTTGAGTCAAGCAATCGCACGGCTGAATGGAACGAACATCATACATGGAAGATCCCACGCAAAACAATTGAAGAAATAAAGCAAAATAGCGAAGATAAACCCGTCTTTCTGTGTGCTGTTACACGTAATGATAAGGACGAGTTATGGGATCTATTCGATAAAGTCATCGCGCTGACAATTGATGAAGATACCCTGAAACATCGTCTAGCAACTCGCACAAACAACGATGTTGGTAAATCCAAACACGAACTAGAAATCTTAATTGAGCGACAAAAAACAGCCAAGGTCGAATACGAAAAACTTGGCGCATACCTTGTTAACGCTACTCAACCGATCGACCAAGTCGTGGAAGACATTATAAAGATCGCAACACCCACCTAG
- a CDS encoding Type 1 glutamine amidotransferase-like domain-containing protein yields MKLYLSSIGIPAPEELVTLLGKPLDTTTVALIPNAKDYYSKRAWEFTINSRIEYMKSLGLNIEVVDLKNYMEESALKNKLSNYDFIWAMGGNTFMLRYEMKRSGFDKIIQDLLNQGIIYGGDSAGALVAGLSINGIESADEPGFSEEVINSGIGIVPFSILPHLDNPEFSEVVPLFKKLHQQEEIIELKDSQAVIFENGTHRIVNGQVPAQF; encoded by the coding sequence ATGAAGTTATATCTCTCCTCAATAGGCATTCCAGCTCCTGAAGAACTTGTAACACTTTTAGGAAAACCTCTAGATACCACAACAGTTGCGCTCATTCCAAATGCCAAAGATTACTATAGTAAACGAGCATGGGAATTTACAATCAATAGCCGTATTGAATACATGAAAAGTCTTGGATTGAATATTGAAGTCGTCGACCTCAAGAATTACATGGAAGAATCAGCACTTAAAAATAAGCTGTCAAATTACGACTTTATTTGGGCAATGGGCGGTAATACCTTCATGCTTCGCTATGAAATGAAACGCAGCGGCTTTGATAAGATCATCCAAGATCTGCTGAATCAAGGAATTATATATGGTGGCGACAGTGCAGGAGCACTTGTGGCTGGATTGTCTATAAACGGCATAGAATCCGCCGACGAACCCGGCTTTTCCGAAGAAGTAATTAATAGCGGTATAGGTATCGTTCCTTTTAGCATTCTTCCCCATCTCGATAATCCAGAATTCTCTGAAGTTGTGCCATTATTCAAGAAGCTGCACCAGCAAGAAGAAATTATCGAGCTAAAAGATTCGCAAGCAGTTATATTTGAAAACGGTACGCATCGAATCGTTAACGGCCAAGTGCCAGCTCAGTTCTAA